A window of the Shinella zoogloeoides genome harbors these coding sequences:
- a CDS encoding ABC transporter permease has product MSLLTKRLRLFPVLPAYVAVYFLFLYLPILLLPVFSFNNAATTTFPLAGFTTKWYASLAGNTVMLEAAWNSLVVGISVSLLSTVLGICAARAITRYRFRGQKAAAGLIMAPLFLPEIIVAVSLLMIVLALGVELSLFTVILGQTVFCIPYAMSVLVSGFEGFDRSLEEASYDLGETALGTFRRVTLPVVAPAIVSSLLVTFTISLDEFILAFFLSGTEPTLPVYIWGQLRFAAKLPGVLALGTIMIVVSIVLLTFAETLRRRAERRTQMAHALP; this is encoded by the coding sequence ATGAGCCTTCTCACCAAGCGCCTGCGCCTCTTTCCCGTCCTGCCGGCCTATGTCGCCGTCTATTTCCTGTTCCTGTACCTGCCGATCCTGCTGCTGCCCGTCTTCTCCTTCAACAACGCGGCGACCACCACCTTCCCGCTCGCCGGCTTCACGACGAAGTGGTACGCCTCGCTCGCCGGCAACACGGTCATGCTGGAAGCGGCCTGGAACAGCCTCGTCGTCGGCATCTCCGTCTCGCTGCTTTCGACCGTGCTCGGCATCTGCGCGGCCCGCGCCATCACCCGCTACCGCTTCCGCGGCCAGAAGGCCGCCGCCGGCCTCATCATGGCCCCGCTCTTCCTGCCGGAGATCATCGTCGCCGTCTCGCTTTTGATGATCGTGCTGGCACTCGGGGTGGAACTGTCGCTTTTCACCGTCATCCTCGGCCAGACGGTGTTCTGCATCCCCTATGCCATGTCGGTGCTGGTCTCCGGCTTCGAGGGCTTCGACCGCAGCCTGGAGGAAGCCTCCTACGACCTCGGCGAAACCGCCCTCGGCACCTTCCGCCGCGTGACGCTGCCGGTGGTCGCGCCGGCCATCGTGTCGAGCCTGCTCGTCACCTTCACCATCTCGCTCGACGAATTCATCCTCGCCTTCTTCCTTTCCGGCACCGAGCCGACGCTGCCGGTCTATATCTGGGGCCAGCTTCGCTTCGCCGCCAAACTGCCCGGCGTGCTGGCGCTCGGCACGATCATGATCGTCGTCTCCATTGTCCTGCTCACCTTCGCCGAAACCCTGCGCCGCCGTGCCGAACGCCGCACGCAGATGGCCCATGCCCTGCCCTAG
- a CDS encoding ABC transporter substrate-binding protein codes for MTTANTARTHTIAALAALLAFGTALPAIAADSLTVFDWSGYEDPAFHPAYATKHGGEPDFSFFGDEEEAFQKLRSGFKADVAHPCSQSVVKWREAGLLEPLDTSKLAAWNDILPNFKAMKNLMTSADGTAWFIPFEWGNTVLTYRTDTVKPEEVASLKAFADPKFKDRVSIGDNVDDAYALASLAIGVKDWTTMTDAQFQEASAFLREVHKNVRLYWTDNTDLSQAMASGEVDLAWAWNETATTLLAEGQPIAIRKDTKEGLSTWVCGYVRLKGAEANPDLAYDYLNAVTDPAVAAYMVESWGYGHSNAKGMAAVDPKVLADKGYADVDAFVANTLFQSPMPTELRQKMIAEFEKIKSGY; via the coding sequence ATGACGACTGCAAACACGGCCAGGACCCATACCATCGCGGCGCTTGCCGCGCTCCTCGCCTTCGGAACCGCGCTTCCCGCCATTGCCGCCGATAGCCTGACCGTCTTCGACTGGTCGGGCTACGAGGACCCGGCCTTCCATCCCGCCTATGCGACAAAGCACGGCGGCGAGCCGGACTTCTCCTTCTTCGGCGACGAGGAGGAGGCCTTCCAGAAGCTGCGGTCCGGCTTCAAGGCGGATGTGGCGCATCCCTGTTCGCAGAGCGTCGTGAAGTGGCGCGAGGCTGGCCTGCTGGAGCCGCTCGACACGAGCAAGCTGGCCGCCTGGAACGACATATTGCCGAACTTCAAGGCGATGAAGAACCTGATGACCTCTGCGGACGGAACGGCCTGGTTCATCCCCTTCGAGTGGGGCAATACCGTGCTGACCTACCGCACGGACACGGTGAAGCCGGAAGAGGTGGCTTCGCTGAAGGCCTTTGCCGATCCGAAGTTCAAGGATCGGGTCTCCATCGGCGACAATGTCGACGACGCCTATGCGCTGGCGAGCCTCGCCATCGGCGTCAAGGACTGGACGACGATGACCGATGCGCAGTTCCAGGAGGCCTCCGCCTTCCTGCGCGAGGTCCACAAGAACGTGCGGCTCTACTGGACCGACAATACCGATCTCAGCCAGGCCATGGCGAGCGGCGAGGTCGATCTCGCCTGGGCGTGGAACGAGACGGCGACCACCCTTCTGGCCGAGGGCCAGCCCATTGCCATTCGCAAGGACACCAAGGAAGGGCTTTCCACCTGGGTCTGCGGCTATGTGCGGCTGAAGGGCGCGGAGGCCAATCCGGACCTTGCCTATGACTATCTCAATGCCGTCACCGACCCGGCCGTTGCCGCCTATATGGTCGAGAGTTGGGGTTACGGCCATTCGAATGCCAAGGGCATGGCAGCGGTCGACCCGAAGGTCCTTGCCGACAAGGGCTATGCCGATGTCGACGCCTTCGTCGCCAACACGCTCTTCCAGTCGCCCATGCCGACGGAACTGCGGCAGAAGATGATCGCGGAATTCGAGAAGATCAAATCGGGGTATTGA
- a CDS encoding TetR family transcriptional regulator C-terminal domain-containing protein: MRAGVAEQGEGEKRGRKASKETRRQQLIEATIDSLAKRGYSDTTLADVADGAGLSRGIVNFHFESKENLLVATLQYMSEEYGDHWNTALERAGPSLASRIWAIVHADFDRKICTKRKLAAWCAFWGEAKSRPTYQALCGARDVKYQETVIQLCAGLKAEGGYAYEAEPMALSLCAMLEGLWLRLMMGDGTTREKALEAAVAFVVTAFPAHLTLQGPKPR, translated from the coding sequence ATGCGGGCAGGCGTGGCTGAGCAGGGTGAAGGCGAGAAGCGGGGGCGCAAGGCCTCCAAGGAAACGCGGCGGCAGCAGCTCATCGAGGCGACGATCGATTCGCTCGCCAAGCGCGGCTATTCCGACACCACGCTTGCGGACGTCGCCGATGGCGCGGGCCTTTCGCGCGGCATCGTCAACTTTCATTTCGAGAGCAAGGAAAACCTGCTGGTCGCCACTCTGCAATATATGTCGGAGGAATATGGCGACCACTGGAACACGGCCCTGGAACGGGCCGGGCCGAGCCTTGCCAGCCGTATCTGGGCCATCGTGCATGCCGATTTCGACCGCAAGATCTGCACCAAGCGCAAGCTTGCCGCCTGGTGCGCCTTCTGGGGCGAGGCGAAGTCGCGGCCGACCTATCAGGCGCTCTGCGGCGCGCGCGACGTGAAGTATCAGGAAACGGTGATCCAGCTTTGCGCCGGGCTGAAGGCGGAAGGCGGCTATGCCTATGAGGCCGAGCCGATGGCGCTTTCGCTCTGCGCCATGCTGGAAGGGCTTTGGCTGCGCCTGATGATGGGCGACGGCACGACGCGGGAAAAGGCGCTGGAGGCGGCCGTCGCCTTCGTCGTCACGGCCTTTCCGGCGCATCTCACCTTGCAAGGACCGAAACCACGATAG
- a CDS encoding ABC transporter permease: protein MTAAALGPAADTPSPARRRAWMRSEEARGLAMISPTFLYALAVLFLPVLIVIAYSFWTQNYLDIDRTFTLENYRQALTEPIYRDLFVRSLWISLTVSVVTVAFSYPVAWFISFHGGIHKNLWLFLITVPCWTSYLLRVMSWKVILGYGGVMNTGLISIGIIDKPLTSLLYNSNAVVITLVHSWAAFAILPIYVSLQKIDRTLIEAARDLGDSRLKAFFRVTLPLSLPGVISAFLIVMIPTVGDYVTPRLVGGKDGVMIATAIQAQFGKAANWPLGAALSVTTMVLVSLAAAAVVLALKFTVRRIR from the coding sequence ATGACGGCGGCGGCGCTTGGCCCTGCCGCAGACACGCCCTCTCCCGCCAGGCGCAGAGCCTGGATGCGGAGCGAAGAGGCCCGCGGCCTCGCCATGATCTCGCCGACCTTCCTCTACGCGCTGGCGGTGCTCTTTCTCCCGGTCCTCATCGTCATCGCCTACAGCTTCTGGACCCAGAACTATCTCGATATCGACCGCACCTTCACGCTGGAGAACTACCGGCAGGCCCTGACGGAGCCGATCTACCGCGACCTCTTCGTCCGCTCCTTGTGGATTTCGCTCACCGTCAGCGTCGTCACCGTCGCCTTCTCCTATCCCGTCGCCTGGTTCATCTCCTTCCACGGCGGCATACACAAGAACCTCTGGCTCTTCCTCATCACCGTACCCTGCTGGACGAGCTACCTGCTGCGCGTCATGTCGTGGAAGGTCATCCTCGGGTACGGCGGGGTCATGAACACCGGCCTCATCTCCATCGGCATCATCGACAAGCCGCTGACCTCGCTGCTCTACAATTCCAACGCCGTCGTCATCACGCTGGTGCATAGCTGGGCGGCCTTTGCCATCCTGCCGATCTACGTTTCGCTGCAGAAGATCGACCGCACGCTGATCGAGGCGGCGCGCGACCTTGGCGACAGCCGTCTCAAGGCCTTCTTCCGCGTCACGCTGCCGCTCTCGCTGCCCGGCGTCATCTCCGCCTTCCTGATCGTGATGATCCCCACCGTGGGCGACTACGTGACGCCGCGCCTCGTCGGCGGCAAGGACGGCGTGATGATCGCGACCGCCATCCAGGCGCAATTCGGCAAGGCGGCCAACTGGCCGCTCGGCGCGGCCCTTTCGGTGACGACCATGGTGCTCGTCTCGCTTGCCGCCGCCGCCGTGGTGCTGGCGCTGAAATTCACCGTGCGGAGGATCCGATGA
- a CDS encoding phytoene desaturase family protein produces the protein MRKYDALIVGGGHNGLVTACYLQRAGLDVLVVEKNGWVGGAATSRELTPGFLYSNCSYVCSLFRPEIMRDLELPKHGLQVISYEGGAVFTRDGDYLASYRDHDSHRREFARYSKRDAEAYERYARDVTRQCRFIQPLLMRTAPDPFGFRPRDISELLYLAKKFGEFSPHEMTETLRFWTMSISDFLDEYFETDVIKAYLALSGIIGTALGPMSPGTAYVLLHHYMGEVDGSVGAWGYARGGMGAVTQALSRSFLASGGTIRTDAEVSKILTRGGRTSGVVLANGDEIRAGLVVSNADVKRTFLKLVDEDTLPGEFVHRVKHFKMRGSSGKVNIALDSLPEFPALPQGSTCIRGDMHFTDSIERMERGYDDWKAGRWSADPFLDMMIPTLLDPTMTSPGKHFMSCFVQYCPPKVEGRDWTDADRDAFAETVISQIADYSPGFRDRIVHMEVRTPREIENEVGLTEGNIFQGELTFDQLLFNRPVPGYAQYRSPISGLYMCGSSTHPGGGVMGAPGRNAAAEILRDLKRAPEQMSKAHDVI, from the coding sequence ATGCGAAAGTACGATGCTTTGATCGTCGGGGGCGGCCATAACGGGCTGGTCACGGCCTGCTATCTCCAGCGCGCCGGCCTCGACGTGCTCGTGGTGGAAAAGAACGGCTGGGTCGGCGGGGCGGCGACGAGCCGCGAGCTGACGCCCGGCTTCCTCTATTCCAACTGTTCCTATGTCTGCTCCCTCTTCCGGCCGGAGATCATGCGCGATCTCGAACTGCCGAAACACGGCCTGCAGGTCATCTCCTACGAGGGCGGCGCCGTCTTCACCCGCGACGGCGACTATCTCGCCTCCTACCGCGACCATGACAGCCACCGCCGCGAATTCGCCCGTTATTCGAAGCGCGATGCGGAGGCTTATGAGCGCTATGCCCGCGACGTGACGCGCCAGTGCCGCTTCATCCAGCCGCTGTTGATGCGCACCGCCCCCGACCCGTTCGGCTTCCGCCCGCGCGACATTTCCGAACTGCTCTATCTCGCGAAGAAATTCGGCGAGTTCAGCCCGCATGAAATGACCGAGACGCTGCGCTTCTGGACCATGTCGATCTCCGATTTCCTCGACGAATATTTCGAGACCGACGTGATCAAGGCCTATCTCGCGCTCTCCGGCATCATCGGCACCGCCCTCGGCCCGATGTCGCCCGGCACGGCCTATGTGCTGCTGCACCACTATATGGGCGAAGTGGACGGCTCGGTCGGAGCCTGGGGCTATGCACGCGGCGGCATGGGCGCGGTAACGCAAGCCCTCTCCCGCTCCTTCCTCGCCTCGGGCGGCACGATCCGCACCGATGCCGAGGTCTCGAAGATTTTGACGCGCGGCGGCCGCACCAGCGGCGTGGTACTCGCGAACGGCGACGAAATCCGCGCCGGCCTCGTCGTCTCCAATGCGGACGTGAAGCGCACCTTCCTCAAGCTTGTCGACGAGGACACGCTGCCCGGCGAATTCGTCCATCGCGTAAAACACTTCAAGATGCGCGGTTCCTCCGGCAAGGTGAACATCGCGCTCGACAGCCTGCCGGAATTCCCCGCTCTGCCGCAAGGCTCGACCTGTATTCGCGGCGACATGCACTTCACCGATTCCATCGAGCGCATGGAGCGCGGCTATGACGACTGGAAGGCCGGACGCTGGTCGGCCGATCCCTTCCTCGACATGATGATCCCCACCCTGCTCGATCCGACCATGACCTCGCCGGGCAAGCATTTCATGAGCTGCTTCGTGCAATATTGCCCACCCAAGGTGGAGGGCCGCGACTGGACGGATGCGGACCGCGACGCCTTCGCCGAAACCGTCATCAGCCAGATCGCCGACTATTCCCCCGGCTTCCGCGACCGCATCGTGCATATGGAAGTGCGCACGCCGCGCGAGATCGAGAACGAGGTGGGCCTGACCGAAGGCAACATCTTCCAGGGCGAACTCACCTTCGACCAGCTTCTCTTCAACCGGCCGGTGCCCGGCTATGCGCAATATCGCAGCCCGATTTCCGGGCTTTATATGTGCGGCTCCTCCACCCATCCGGGCGGCGGGGTGATGGGCGCGCCCGGCCGCAACGCCGCCGCCGAAATCCTGCGCGACCTCAAGCGCGCGCCCGAACAGATGAGCAAAGCCCATGACGTCATATGA
- a CDS encoding aminotransferase has protein sequence MAAIAKTANGGGLADEAAVDDLTRLAERHLVQPWPVSGSIGAEARGRIEAGEGIYVTDAAGRKLIDGPAGMWCVNAGHRNRELADVMAAQAMELSYNSPWYTTNAPSAVLSARLAGHAPEGVDHVFYTTGGSSAVETALRFMQFANNVKGRPEKKLIVSRQGGYHGSTYLSASLNGRPRDHDWMDSAADLVVKLSCPNPFRRPEGMSVEAFCDFLVEEFRAVIEARGAENIGAFIAEPVMASGGVIVPPPGYLARMHALCRQNDILFIADEVVTAFGRLGHVFAAKDVFDIEPDMITFAKGVTSGYFPLGGVMIAGRLFEELRRSNHSEAMFAHGLTYSSHPVGCAVALKNLDILEGGLLEHTRAVSDHFQASLKALEDLPLVGEVRGLGLMACVECVADRTSNNPLTLDLEVGKRIDRHCQELGLLVRPLIHMCVMSPPLTITKAQIDDMAAILRRGIELTMDDLTREELWNG, from the coding sequence ATGGCGGCGATTGCGAAGACGGCGAATGGCGGCGGGCTTGCCGATGAAGCGGCGGTCGACGATCTCACCCGGCTCGCCGAGCGGCATCTGGTGCAGCCCTGGCCGGTTTCCGGCTCCATCGGCGCGGAGGCGCGCGGGCGCATCGAGGCGGGCGAGGGCATCTATGTGACGGACGCGGCCGGCCGCAAGCTGATCGACGGGCCCGCGGGCATGTGGTGCGTCAATGCCGGCCATCGCAACCGGGAGCTTGCAGATGTCATGGCCGCGCAGGCCATGGAGCTTTCCTATAATTCGCCCTGGTACACGACGAACGCGCCCTCGGCGGTGCTGTCCGCGCGGCTGGCGGGCCATGCGCCCGAGGGCGTCGACCACGTTTTCTACACGACCGGCGGCTCCTCCGCCGTCGAGACGGCGCTGCGCTTCATGCAGTTCGCCAACAATGTGAAGGGCCGGCCGGAGAAGAAGCTGATCGTCTCGCGGCAAGGCGGCTATCACGGCTCGACCTATCTTTCCGCCTCGCTCAACGGCCGGCCGCGCGACCATGACTGGATGGACAGCGCCGCCGACCTCGTGGTGAAGCTCTCCTGCCCCAATCCCTTCCGCCGGCCGGAAGGCATGAGCGTCGAGGCCTTCTGCGACTTTCTCGTCGAGGAGTTCCGCGCGGTCATCGAGGCGCGGGGGGCGGAGAATATCGGCGCCTTCATCGCCGAGCCGGTCATGGCATCCGGCGGCGTCATCGTGCCGCCGCCGGGCTATCTTGCGCGCATGCATGCGCTGTGCCGGCAGAACGATATCCTCTTCATCGCCGACGAGGTGGTGACGGCCTTCGGCCGCCTCGGCCATGTCTTCGCGGCGAAGGACGTCTTCGATATCGAGCCGGACATGATCACCTTCGCCAAGGGCGTGACGTCGGGCTATTTCCCGCTCGGCGGGGTGATGATCGCCGGCCGGCTCTTCGAGGAGCTGCGACGCTCGAACCATTCCGAAGCGATGTTCGCCCATGGCCTCACCTATTCTAGTCACCCCGTCGGCTGCGCCGTGGCGCTGAAGAACCTCGATATCCTCGAAGGCGGATTGCTGGAGCATACGCGCGCGGTGTCGGATCACTTCCAGGCGAGCCTGAAGGCGCTGGAGGACCTGCCGCTGGTCGGCGAGGTGCGCGGCCTCGGGTTGATGGCCTGCGTCGAGTGCGTCGCCGATCGCACCAGCAACAACCCGCTGACGCTCGACCTCGAAGTCGGCAAGCGCATCGACCGGCATTGCCAGGAACTTGGCCTTCTCGTGCGCCCGCTGATCCATATGTGCGTGATGTCGCCGCCGCTGACGATCACGAAAGCCCAGATCGACGACATGGCAGCGATCCTGCGCCGCGGCATAGAACTGACGATGGACGACCTCACCCGCGAAGAGCTGTGGAACGGCTGA
- a CDS encoding ABC transporter ATP-binding protein gives MIQIENVSKFYGIYKALDDISLTIGEGEFFSLLGPSGCGKTTLLRSIAGFETPTAGEIYIDGAPSLALPPNRRPTNMVFQSYAIFPHLDVSENVAYGLKRLKLSPQEERKRVADALDQVRLSGLGQRKAHELSGGQRQRVALARALVMRPKVLLLDEPLSALDKKLREEMQVELRSLQKAVGITFVLVTHDQYEALALSDRIAVMFGGRIAQVASPKEFYQRPRTRKVADFLGGMNFLKAKVLGEQGNTVSLDAARFGAVSLDKPQGFAATDGHVTVGIRPERLRLLWDDDRAPHELSGRVENRAYFGEVTHLTVGVDGLEQPLSMVETNNYGADDLPIGAEIRLAYDPEAFVLLADDEAVRRV, from the coding sequence ATGATCCAGATCGAAAACGTGTCGAAGTTCTACGGCATCTACAAGGCGCTGGACGATATCTCGCTCACCATCGGCGAGGGCGAGTTCTTCTCCCTGCTTGGCCCCTCCGGCTGCGGCAAGACCACGCTGCTGCGCTCCATCGCCGGCTTCGAAACGCCGACGGCGGGTGAGATCTATATCGACGGCGCACCCTCCCTCGCCCTGCCGCCGAACCGGCGGCCGACCAACATGGTCTTCCAGAGCTACGCCATCTTCCCCCATCTCGACGTCTCGGAAAACGTCGCCTACGGGCTGAAGCGGCTAAAACTCTCGCCGCAGGAGGAAAGGAAGCGCGTTGCCGACGCGCTCGATCAGGTTCGCCTTTCCGGCCTCGGCCAGCGCAAGGCGCACGAGCTTTCCGGCGGCCAGCGCCAGCGCGTGGCGCTCGCCCGCGCGCTGGTGATGCGCCCGAAGGTGCTGCTGCTCGACGAGCCGCTTTCGGCCCTCGACAAGAAGCTGCGCGAGGAAATGCAGGTGGAGCTGCGCAGCCTGCAGAAGGCGGTCGGCATCACCTTCGTCCTCGTCACGCACGACCAATACGAGGCGCTGGCCCTCTCCGACCGCATCGCCGTCATGTTCGGCGGGCGCATCGCGCAGGTCGCCAGCCCCAAGGAGTTTTACCAGCGCCCGCGCACCCGCAAGGTTGCCGATTTCCTCGGCGGCATGAATTTCCTCAAGGCGAAGGTGCTGGGCGAGCAGGGCAACACAGTCTCGCTCGACGCCGCCCGCTTCGGCGCCGTCAGCCTCGACAAGCCGCAGGGCTTTGCCGCCACCGACGGCCACGTCACCGTCGGCATCCGCCCGGAGCGCCTGCGGCTCCTCTGGGACGACGACCGCGCCCCGCACGAGCTTTCCGGCCGCGTCGAGAACCGCGCCTATTTCGGCGAGGTGACGCACCTCACCGTGGGCGTCGACGGACTGGAACAGCCGCTTTCCATGGTCGAGACCAACAATTACGGCGCGGACGACCTGCCGATCGGCGCGGAAATCCGCCTGGCCTACGATCCGGAGGCGTTCGTGCTGCTGGCGGACGACGAGGCGGTGCGGCGGGTGTAG